A genomic region of Campylobacter sp. MG1 contains the following coding sequences:
- a CDS encoding tRNA guanosine(34) transglycosylase Tgt gives MKFDLYSTDNNARLGKVSTAHGEFNTPCFMPVGTQGCVKALDATDMQKTLGAKIILANTYHTYLRPGADLIARHGGLHNFTKFNGSFLTDSGGFQAFSLSKNTKHSDDGITFKSHIDGILHHFTPASVLKTEYLLNSDICMVLDDLCALPASEERIKASLKRTIYWAKLSLEMKKEFQNTDEITLLQKYSKELYKSEFKKLYTNELKREQNIFAIVQGGTNHTLRSECLKGILDAENEYYFDGLAIGGLSVGEPNELMYETVEKLAPQMPQNRPRYLMGVGTPLDLVENVARGVDMFDCVMPTRNARNGTLFTSFGKINIKASFMKDDNEPIDKNCSCYTCRNYSRAYVHHLFKAGEITFFRLASLHNLHYYLNLMSEIRENIANKTFTSFYKNFKEIHK, from the coding sequence ATGAAATTTGATTTATATTCAACAGATAATAATGCTAGACTTGGTAAAGTAAGCACAGCTCACGGGGAATTTAATACTCCTTGTTTTATGCCAGTAGGAACTCAAGGCTGCGTAAAAGCCCTAGATGCAACCGATATGCAAAAGACTTTAGGAGCAAAAATAATCCTAGCAAATACTTATCATACTTATTTAAGACCAGGTGCTGATTTGATAGCTAGACACGGCGGGCTACATAATTTTACTAAATTTAATGGAAGCTTTCTAACTGATAGTGGTGGATTTCAAGCTTTTTCACTAAGTAAAAATACAAAACATAGTGATGATGGAATTACTTTTAAAAGCCACATTGATGGGATCTTACATCATTTTACACCTGCAAGTGTTTTAAAAACAGAGTATTTATTAAATAGTGATATTTGTATGGTTTTAGATGATTTATGTGCTTTACCTGCTAGTGAAGAAAGGATTAAAGCAAGTCTTAAACGCACTATTTATTGGGCTAAACTCTCGCTTGAGATGAAAAAAGAATTTCAAAATACAGATGAAATTACCTTGCTTCAAAAATATTCAAAAGAGCTTTATAAAAGCGAGTTTAAAAAGCTTTATACAAATGAATTAAAAAGAGAGCAAAATATCTTTGCTATCGTTCAAGGTGGGACTAATCATACGCTAAGAAGTGAGTGTTTAAAAGGTATTTTAGATGCTGAAAATGAATACTATTTTGATGGACTTGCAATTGGTGGGTTAAGCGTTGGAGAGCCAAATGAATTAATGTATGAAACGGTAGAAAAACTAGCCCCACAAATGCCACAAAATCGTCCAAGATATTTAATGGGAGTTGGAACTCCGCTTGATTTGGTAGAAAATGTCGCTCGTGGGGTTGATATGTTTGATTGCGTTATGCCTACTAGAAATGCTAGAAATGGCACATTATTTACAAGTTTTGGCAAAATAAATATAAAGGCTAGTTTTATGAAAGATGATAATGAGCCAATTGATAAAAACTGCTCTTGTTATACTTGTAGAAATTACAGCCGTGCTTATGTTCATCATTTGTTTAAAGCTGGAGAGATTACATTTTTTCGCTTAGCAAGTCTTCATAATTTGCATTATTATTTAAATTTAATGAGTGAGATTAGAGAAAATATAGCTAATAAAACTTTTACCAGTTTTTACAAAAATTTCAAAGAAATTCACAAATGA